The following coding sequences lie in one Lolium perenne isolate Kyuss_39 chromosome 2, Kyuss_2.0, whole genome shotgun sequence genomic window:
- the LOC127333589 gene encoding uncharacterized protein: MGRRRASYYVEAAPPVDVNKNTEWFMYPGVWTTYILLLFFAWLLVLSVSGCSPGAAWTTVNLGHFAITYHFFHWKKGTPFAADDQGIYNRLTWWEQIDNGQQLTRNRKFLTVVPVVLYLIASHLTDYNQPMLFLNTVAVLVLVIAKMPNMHKVRIFGINADI; this comes from the exons ATGGGACGGCGAAGGGCGTCTTACTACGTGGAGGCGGCGCCGCCGGTGGACGTGAACAAGAACACCGAGTGGTTCATGTACCCCGGGGTCTGGACCACCTACATCCTGCTCCTCTTCTTCGCCTGGCTCCTCGTCCTCTCCGTCTCCGGCTGCTCTCCCGGGGCCGCATGGACCACCGTCAACCTCGGCCACTTCGCC ATCACTTACCACTTCTTCCATTGGAAGAAAGGAACTCCGTTTGCTGCTGATGATCAAGGCATTTACAACAGATTGACTTGGTGGGAGCAAATTGACAATGGGCAGCAGCTTACTCGTAATAGGAAGTTCTTAACTGTGGTACCTGTTGTTCT GTATCTGATTGCGTCACACTTGACTGACTACAACCAGCCAATGCTCTTCCTCAACACTGTAGCAGTTTTAGTGCTTGTCATAGCTAAGATGCCAAACATGCACAAGGTCCGTATATTTGGTATCAATGCAGATATCTGA
- the LOC127333588 gene encoding uncharacterized protein has translation MEDPARAPPPPFAVHLVTGGSSSLDLSHLLHSLAAARIVAFDAEWKPRRRRAPANGDDASPAPPNPPHLPTVTVLQLACRSQDGGNEVFVVDLLAVPLADLWAQLRDLFERPEVLKLGFRFKQDLVYLSATFTAALGCDYGFHKVEPFLDITNVYYYLKGHDRQKRLPKETKSLATICEELLNVSLSKELQCSDWSCRPLSEGQIRYAASDAYYLLDIFDLFEQKVTEEKCSPATDLNSDEFCSPTVVECSSSGYAICSSGYLASIIAKYSEGILLTESDTKARSSRRKEKQKLPTDAKYKEKFDCSIEWQGPPPWDQSIGGDGLPKFLCDVMIEGLAKHLRCVGIDAATPSCRKPQPRELLNQIYKEGRILLTRDMKLLKYQYLATNQVYKVKSLLKRDQLAEVIDTFQLKISEDRLMSRCTKCNGSFIQKPLTLDEAMEASKGFQVIPSCIFNRDLEFWKCTDCNQLYWEGTQYHNAVQQFMSVCNISE, from the exons ATGGAAGACCCCGCACGGGCGCCACCACCGCCATTCGCCGTACACCTAGTCACTGGCGGCTCCTCCTCGCTGGACCTATCCCACCTCCTCCACTCCCTTGCCGCCGCCCGCATCGTCGCCTTCGACGCAGAGTGgaagccgcgccgccgccgcgctcccGCCAACGGCGACGACGCCTCGCCGGCACCCCCGAATCCGCCACACCTGCCAACAGTTACGGTTCTTCAGCTTGCCTGCCGCAGCCAAGACGGGGGCAACGAGGTGTTCGTCGTCGACCTCCTCGCCGTGCCGCTCGCCGACCTGTGGGCGCAGCTTAGGGACTTGTTTGAACGGCCCGAGGTGCTCAAGCTGGGGTTCCGGTTCAAGCAGGATCTCGTGTATCTCTCGGCCACCTTCACAGCCGCCCTCGGATGCGATTACGGATTCCACAAG GTGGAGCCTTTCTTGGATATCACCAACGTCTATTACTACCTCAAGGGGCATGACAGGCAAAAGAGACTCCCCAAGGAGACCAAGAGTTTGGCTACAATTTGTGAGGAACTGCTGAATGTCTCTTTATCCAAG GAACTCCAATGTAGCGATTGGTCGTGCCGACCCTTGAGTGAAGGACAAATACGATATGCTGCATCAGATGCCTATTATTTACTAGATATATTTGATCTCTTTGAGCAAAAGGTCACTGAAG aAAAATGTTCGCCAGCAACGGATCTAAATTCAGATGAATTTTGCTCACCAACAGTAGTAGAATGCTCATCGTCCGGATATGCCATTTGCTCCTCTGGTTATTTAGCTTCCATTATAGCAAAGTACAGTGAGGGAATTTTGTTGACAGAGTCAGATACAAAAGCACGCTCCTCGAGacgaaaagaaaaacaaaagcttcCAACCGATGCCAAGTACAAAGAGAAGTTTGATTGCAGTATTGAATGGCAGGGTCCCCCGCCATGGGATCAATCCATTGGTGGAGATGGATTACCCAAGTTTTTGTGTGATGTCATG ATTGAGGGTCTAGCTAAGCACTTGAGATGTGTTGGAATAGATGCCGCCACACCATCTTGCAGGAAACCTCAACCAAG AGAATTATTGAATCAAATTTATAAGGAAGGACGGATATTACTAACACGAGATATGAAGCTCTTAAAATATCAGTATTTGGCGACTAATCAGGTATACAAAGTGAAAAGTCTGCTAAAGCGTGATCAACTAGCTGAG GTGATTGACACCTTCCAGTTAAAGATTTCTGAGGACCGACTAATGTCAAGATGTACAAAGTGCAATGGAAGTTTCATTCAGAAACCGTTAACGCTGGACGAAGCCATGGAAGCCTCCAAAGGTTTCCAGGTCATCCCCTCGTGCATATTCAACCGAGATCTGGAATTCTGGAAGTGCACCGACTGCAATCAACTATACTGGGAG GGAACTCAGTACCATAATGCAGTTCAGCAATTTATGTCAGTCTGCAACATTAGTGAGTGA